One Polaribacter sp. SA4-12 genomic window carries:
- a CDS encoding ABC-F family ATP-binding cassette domain-containing protein, with protein sequence MNYLSVENISKAYGERVLFEDISFGISKDQKVAFVAKNGSGKTSILNIIAGLDVPDSGQVVSRKGISMAYLAQKDDINPELTIEETIFATDNKILSIVNQYEKALKNLDDGDAYQAAFDLMDQHNAWDFETQYRQILSKLKLDDLTLKVGSLSGGQRKRLSLAIVLINKPDLLILDEPTNHLDLEMIEWLEAFFAKEKITLFMVTHDRYFLERVCNEILELDEGKIYKYKGNYSYYLQNKEERIALEATNLGKAKSLFKKELEWMRKQPKARTTKSKSRTDDFYQIKEKAHQRRQDHQVQLEINMERLGSKILELHNVSKSFGDKKILDGFEYIFKRGERVGIIGKNGTGKSSFLNIITGTSELDSGKVILGETVKYGYYTQAGIQIKEGQKVIDVVKEFGEFIPLTKGRKISASQLLERFLFDKKKQYDFVERLSGGEQKRLYLCAVLIQNPNFLILDEPTNDLDVVTLNVLENFLLDYPGNLLVVSHDRYFMDKIVDALFVFRGEGVVENFPGNYSDFRAYDNSGTKEITEKYVIKKEEKKPAKKENKNALSFNEKREFGALESDIERLQRKKEAIEKQFLNVEIAPDDIAAKSEELQETITKLEEKEERWLELSMKIED encoded by the coding sequence GTGAATTATTTATCAGTAGAAAATATCTCTAAAGCTTATGGAGAACGTGTTTTGTTTGAAGACATCTCTTTTGGAATTAGTAAAGATCAAAAAGTTGCATTTGTAGCTAAAAATGGTAGTGGAAAAACATCAATCTTAAATATTATTGCTGGTTTAGATGTTCCTGATTCTGGACAAGTAGTTAGTAGAAAAGGTATTTCTATGGCTTATTTAGCTCAGAAAGATGATATTAACCCAGAGTTAACTATCGAAGAAACTATTTTCGCTACTGATAATAAAATTCTTTCTATTGTTAATCAATATGAAAAGGCTTTAAAGAACTTGGATGATGGAGATGCATACCAAGCTGCTTTCGATTTAATGGACCAACATAATGCTTGGGATTTTGAAACTCAATACAGACAGATTTTATCAAAATTAAAATTAGACGATTTAACTTTAAAAGTAGGTTCACTTTCTGGAGGACAAAGAAAACGTCTTTCTTTAGCAATTGTTTTAATTAATAAACCAGATTTATTAATTCTTGATGAGCCAACAAATCATTTAGATTTAGAAATGATAGAATGGTTAGAGGCTTTCTTTGCAAAAGAAAAGATTACCTTATTTATGGTTACACACGACCGTTATTTCTTAGAGCGTGTTTGTAATGAAATTTTGGAATTAGACGAAGGTAAAATATACAAATACAAAGGAAACTATTCTTACTATTTACAAAATAAAGAAGAACGTATTGCTTTAGAAGCTACCAATTTAGGAAAAGCTAAAAGTTTATTTAAAAAGGAATTAGAATGGATGCGAAAGCAGCCAAAGGCTAGAACTACAAAATCGAAGTCAAGAACAGATGATTTCTATCAAATTAAAGAGAAAGCACACCAACGTAGACAAGATCATCAAGTTCAATTAGAAATTAATATGGAGCGTTTAGGAAGTAAAATTCTTGAACTTCATAATGTATCTAAATCTTTTGGTGATAAGAAAATATTAGACGGTTTCGAATATATTTTTAAACGTGGAGAACGTGTAGGAATTATTGGTAAAAACGGAACAGGAAAATCATCTTTTTTAAATATTATTACAGGAACATCTGAATTAGATAGCGGTAAAGTTATTTTAGGTGAAACTGTAAAGTATGGTTATTACACACAAGCTGGAATTCAGATTAAAGAAGGACAAAAAGTAATTGATGTAGTTAAAGAATTTGGAGAATTTATCCCTTTAACAAAAGGAAGAAAAATTTCTGCTTCACAATTATTAGAACGCTTTTTATTCGATAAAAAGAAACAATATGATTTTGTTGAAAGATTATCTGGTGGAGAACAAAAACGTTTGTATTTATGCGCCGTTTTAATTCAGAATCCTAACTTCTTAATTTTAGATGAGCCTACAAATGATTTAGATGTTGTAACCCTAAATGTTTTAGAAAACTTCTTATTAGATTACCCAGGAAATCTTTTAGTTGTTTCTCACGACAGGTATTTTATGGATAAAATTGTTGATGCACTTTTTGTTTTTAGAGGCGAAGGTGTTGTTGAAAATTTCCCAGGAAATTACTCAGATTTTAGAGCGTATGACAATTCTGGCACAAAAGAAATTACAGAAAAATACGTCATAAAAAAGGAAGAGAAAAAACCTGCTAAAAAAGAAAATAAAAATGCATTAAGCTTTAATGAAAAAAGAGAATTTGGTGCTTTAGAAAGTGATATTGAAAGACTTCAAAGAAAAAAAGAAGCAATAGAGAAGCAGTTTTTAAACGTTGAAATAGCACCTGATGATATTGCAGCAAAATCTGAAGAGCTACAAGAAACAATCACAAAATTAGAGGAAAAGGAAGAGCGTTGGTTAGAGCTTTCTATGAAAATAGAAGATTAA
- a CDS encoding 3'-5' exonuclease has protein sequence MNLSVKLNDVLFLDIETVPQKENWKQLSKETQELFAKKTQYQRKEGYTAEAFYERAGIWAEFGKIVCISVGYFIDIKKSKQLRLTSFFGDDEHKLLTEFKVLLDQHFVKKSNVLCAHNGKEFDFPFIARRMIVHQIELPKKLNLFGKKPWEVPHLDTLELWKFGDYKHYTSLKLLTSILGIPSPKDDIDGSEVAGVYYKEKNIQRIVSYCEKDTIAVAQILLRFNNQELLKLEDIVSVD, from the coding sequence ATGAATTTATCTGTAAAGTTAAATGATGTCCTTTTTTTGGACATTGAAACTGTACCTCAAAAAGAAAACTGGAAACAACTTTCTAAAGAAACTCAAGAACTCTTTGCAAAGAAAACTCAATACCAACGTAAAGAAGGTTATACCGCAGAAGCCTTTTATGAAAGAGCAGGTATTTGGGCCGAATTTGGTAAAATAGTATGTATTTCTGTTGGTTATTTTATAGATATAAAGAAGAGCAAGCAATTACGTTTAACTTCTTTTTTTGGTGATGATGAACATAAATTATTAACGGAGTTTAAAGTTTTATTGGATCAACATTTTGTTAAGAAAAGCAATGTTTTATGTGCTCATAACGGAAAAGAATTTGATTTTCCTTTTATAGCAAGAAGAATGATTGTTCATCAAATAGAATTACCAAAGAAACTAAATTTGTTTGGTAAAAAACCTTGGGAAGTTCCACATTTAGATACTTTAGAATTGTGGAAATTTGGTGATTATAAACACTACACATCATTGAAGTTATTGACTTCTATTTTGGGTATTCCATCTCCAAAGGATGATATTGATGGAAGCGAAGTTGCTGGTGTTTATTATAAAGAAAAAAATATACAAAGAATTGTAAGCTATTGCGAAAAAGACACAATAGCTGTAGCTCAAATTTTATTGCGTTTTAATAATCAAGAATTATTAAAACTAGAAGATATTGTTAGTGTGGATTAA
- a CDS encoding response regulator transcription factor has translation MNKSDIKILLVDDEPDILEIVGYNLKNEGYQIFTAKNGVEAVKSAKKNTPHLILLDIMMPEMDGIEACEKIRKINSLENVIIAFLTARGEDYSQVAGFEAGADDYITKPIKPKVLVSKVKSLLRRLKTEKETEEIFKIGDIVIDRDEYVVYKAGKKISLPRKEFELFSLLTSKAGKVFKREVILDTVWGNEVVVGGRTIDVHIRKLREKIGDDHFKTVKGVGYKFVLEDHDK, from the coding sequence ATGAATAAAAGTGATATTAAGATTTTATTGGTTGATGATGAACCAGATATTTTAGAAATTGTAGGTTACAATTTAAAGAATGAAGGTTATCAAATTTTCACAGCAAAGAATGGTGTTGAAGCTGTAAAATCTGCTAAAAAAAACACCCCTCATCTAATTTTATTAGACATTATGATGCCAGAAATGGATGGTATTGAGGCTTGTGAAAAAATCAGAAAAATAAATTCTTTAGAAAACGTTATTATTGCTTTCTTAACAGCAAGAGGAGAAGACTATTCTCAAGTTGCAGGTTTTGAAGCTGGTGCAGATGACTACATTACAAAGCCTATAAAACCTAAAGTTTTAGTTAGTAAAGTAAAATCTTTACTTCGTAGACTAAAAACTGAAAAAGAAACCGAAGAGATTTTTAAAATTGGTGATATCGTTATAGACAGAGATGAATATGTTGTTTATAAAGCTGGTAAAAAAATATCACTTCCTAGAAAGGAATTCGAATTATTTTCTTTGTTAACTTCTAAAGCTGGTAAAGTCTTTAAAAGAGAAGTTATTTTAGATACAGTTTGGGGAAATGAAGTTGTTGTTGGTGGTAGAACTATAGATGTTCATATTAGAAAACTGAGAGAAAAAATTGGTGATGATCACTTTAAAACAGTAAAAGGAGTTGGTTATAAGTTTGTTTTAGAAGACCACGATAAATAA
- a CDS encoding sensor histidine kinase yields MKIKKTYSYALLSAFYLTTLSAVIAAISYFFIVQHFGINTIIISIVALFVISFFIIQYRTEHFIYRRLKKIYEDVSILNVNDLRNDSVTTDIEKLSNRMEKFVEGKRLEIENLTERDSFRRDFLGNVAHELKTPLFTVQGYILTLIEGAVNDKQIRTKYLERANKGVERLVAVIKDLDMIAKLENDGMKINIAVFNILELVQNVFDMFEMKAKKRNITLKFDRIYEFPVFVKGDAEKIEQVLINLVVNSIKYGKPNGNTIVAVDSYNDKKFIIKVNDDGEGIKQQHLPRLFERFYRVDQSRSREQGGSGLGLSIVKHIIEAHDETILLKSTYGEGSEFSFTLEKAK; encoded by the coding sequence ATGAAAATTAAAAAAACGTATTCTTACGCACTTTTATCTGCATTCTACTTAACGACACTCTCTGCCGTTATAGCTGCTATTTCTTACTTTTTTATTGTTCAACATTTTGGAATAAACACTATTATTATTTCGATTGTTGCTCTTTTCGTAATTTCATTTTTTATCATTCAATATAGAACTGAACATTTTATTTATAGACGTCTAAAAAAAATATATGAAGATGTTTCTATCTTAAATGTAAATGATCTTCGAAACGATTCTGTAACAACAGATATTGAAAAACTTTCAAATAGAATGGAAAAATTCGTAGAAGGTAAAAGACTTGAAATAGAAAATCTAACAGAAAGAGATTCTTTTAGACGAGACTTTCTAGGAAACGTAGCACACGAACTTAAAACTCCTTTATTTACGGTACAAGGTTATATTTTAACCTTAATTGAAGGTGCTGTAAACGATAAACAGATTAGAACAAAATACCTCGAAAGAGCTAACAAAGGTGTAGAAAGGTTGGTTGCTGTTATAAAGGATTTAGATATGATTGCCAAGTTAGAGAATGATGGCATGAAAATAAATATAGCTGTTTTTAACATTTTAGAACTCGTACAAAATGTCTTTGACATGTTTGAAATGAAAGCAAAAAAAAGAAATATCACTTTAAAATTCGATAGAATTTATGAGTTTCCTGTTTTTGTGAAAGGTGATGCTGAAAAAATTGAACAGGTGCTAATAAACCTAGTTGTTAACTCCATTAAATACGGAAAACCAAATGGAAATACAATTGTTGCAGTTGATTCTTATAACGACAAAAAATTTATAATTAAAGTCAATGACGATGGAGAAGGAATTAAACAACAGCATCTTCCCCGTCTTTTTGAACGATTCTATAGAGTAGATCAAAGTAGATCTAGAGAGCAAGGTGGTTCTGGACTAGGTTTATCTATTGTGAAACACATTATAGAAGCTCATGATGAAACCATTCTTTTAAAAAGTACTTATGGAGAAGGTTCTGAGTTCTCATTTACGCTGGAAAAGGCTAAATAA
- a CDS encoding glycosyltransferase, which produces MNATNKKIIIAPLNWGLGHATRCVPIINALLENEFTPIIASDGIALEFLKQEFPNLEYLILPTYNISYHRNLKLGLLLQIPQILKSVRKEKKVIDNFIKANKEVVGIISDNRFGVRSKLVPSVYITHQVNVLSGNTTSLTSYFHQKIIKKFDECWVPDNENSQFSGKLSSTKRNLNGKFIGVLSRFKKEVLKQEIDVLVILSGPEPNRTFLENKLISEFKNNSRNIVFVLGKVESEQKIWTSENIIFYNYLLSDELQKIMNSSKIVVCRSGYSSIMDLAVLQKKVFLIPTENQYEQLYLADFLEENRFAPFSNIANFSKEKISEIENYKGLKVAENRLNSQLFSLFQRK; this is translated from the coding sequence ATGAATGCTACCAACAAAAAAATAATAATAGCACCCTTAAATTGGGGTTTAGGTCACGCAACACGTTGTGTGCCAATTATTAATGCTTTGTTGGAAAACGAATTTACGCCAATTATAGCTTCAGATGGAATTGCGCTTGAATTTTTAAAGCAAGAATTTCCAAACTTAGAATATTTAATACTCCCAACTTATAACATTTCTTACCATAGAAATTTAAAGTTGGGATTACTTTTGCAAATCCCTCAAATTTTAAAGTCAGTTAGAAAAGAAAAAAAGGTAATTGATAACTTTATCAAAGCCAATAAAGAGGTTGTTGGTATCATTTCTGATAATAGATTCGGAGTAAGAAGTAAACTTGTTCCTTCTGTTTATATTACACATCAAGTAAATGTTTTGTCAGGAAATACGACTTCTCTAACGAGTTATTTTCATCAAAAAATAATCAAAAAATTTGATGAATGTTGGGTTCCAGATAATGAGAACTCACAGTTTTCAGGAAAACTATCATCAACAAAAAGAAATTTAAATGGTAAGTTTATTGGAGTTTTAAGTCGATTTAAAAAAGAAGTTTTAAAGCAAGAAATAGACGTTTTAGTCATTTTATCAGGACCAGAACCTAATAGAACATTTCTAGAAAATAAATTGATTTCAGAGTTTAAAAATAACTCTAGAAACATTGTTTTTGTTTTAGGTAAAGTTGAAAGTGAACAAAAAATATGGACTTCAGAAAATATTATTTTTTATAACTACTTATTGTCTGATGAGCTTCAAAAAATAATGAACTCAAGTAAAATTGTAGTTTGTAGATCTGGCTATTCTTCAATTATGGATTTGGCTGTTTTGCAAAAGAAAGTTTTTCTTATTCCTACAGAAAATCAATATGAACAATTATATTTAGCAGATTTTTTAGAAGAAAATAGGTTTGCTCCATTTTCTAATATAGCTAATTTTTCAAAAGAAAAAATTTCTGAAATCGAAAATTATAAAGGTTTAAAAGTTGCTGAGAATAGGTTGAATTCTCAGTTATTTAGCCTTTTCCAGCGTAAATGA
- the purD gene encoding phosphoribosylamine--glycine ligase, which yields MNVLILGSGGREHAFSIKLLESDKINQLFVAPGNAGTDKIATNININPTDFEAVKKTVLENDIKMVVVGPEAPLVEGVHDFFLADNALKNIPVIGPKKDGALLEGSKDFSKQFMQKHGVPTARYQSFTKDNLEEGFAFLETLEPPFVLKADGLAAGKGVLILDSLEEAKSELKEMVSNLKFGEASATVVIEEFLKGIELSVFVLTDGINYKILPSAKDYKRIGEGDTGLNTGGMGAISPVPFADKAFLDKVEELVVKPTIAGLQKDGIDYRGFIFIGLMNDNGNPSVVEYNVRMGDPETEVVLPRIESDLFDLFEGVAHQNLNEKSFSVTDKTATTVMLVAGGYPEAYEKNKEITGFESIDESFAFHAGTTIKDGKVVTNGGRVMAVTSFGDTIEEALEKSYRSIDKIHFDAMNYRKDIGFDLV from the coding sequence ATGAATGTACTTATTTTAGGTTCTGGAGGTAGAGAACATGCTTTTTCAATCAAACTATTAGAAAGCGACAAGATTAATCAGTTATTTGTAGCTCCTGGTAATGCTGGGACAGATAAAATAGCAACCAATATCAATATTAACCCTACAGATTTTGAAGCGGTTAAAAAGACTGTTTTAGAGAATGATATTAAAATGGTAGTTGTTGGTCCAGAAGCACCTTTAGTAGAAGGTGTTCATGATTTCTTCTTAGCGGACAATGCCTTGAAAAATATTCCGGTAATTGGTCCTAAAAAAGATGGAGCTTTATTAGAAGGAAGTAAAGATTTTTCGAAACAATTCATGCAAAAACATGGAGTTCCTACAGCACGTTATCAATCATTCACAAAAGATAATTTAGAAGAAGGTTTTGCTTTCTTAGAAACATTAGAACCACCTTTTGTATTAAAAGCAGATGGTTTAGCAGCCGGAAAAGGAGTTTTAATATTAGATTCTTTAGAGGAAGCAAAATCGGAGTTAAAAGAAATGGTTTCTAACCTAAAATTCGGAGAAGCTTCTGCAACAGTGGTTATCGAAGAGTTTTTAAAAGGAATAGAATTGTCTGTTTTTGTTTTAACAGACGGAATAAATTATAAAATTTTACCATCGGCGAAAGATTATAAAAGAATTGGCGAAGGAGATACTGGTTTAAATACTGGTGGAATGGGAGCAATTTCTCCTGTGCCTTTTGCGGATAAAGCATTTTTAGATAAAGTTGAAGAATTAGTCGTAAAACCTACAATTGCTGGTTTGCAAAAAGACGGAATTGATTATAGAGGTTTTATTTTTATTGGATTGATGAATGATAATGGAAACCCTTCTGTTGTAGAATACAACGTAAGAATGGGAGATCCAGAAACAGAGGTTGTATTGCCTAGAATTGAATCAGATTTGTTTGATTTATTTGAAGGTGTTGCACATCAAAATTTAAATGAAAAATCTTTTTCTGTTACCGATAAAACGGCAACAACTGTTATGTTGGTTGCTGGTGGATATCCTGAAGCTTACGAGAAAAATAAAGAAATTACAGGTTTCGAATCTATTGATGAATCTTTTGCTTTTCACGCAGGAACTACAATTAAAGATGGTAAAGTAGTTACAAACGGAGGTAGAGTTATGGCTGTAACTTCTTTTGGAGACACTATCGAAGAAGCTTTAGAGAAGAGTTATAGAAGCATCGATAAAATTCATTTTGATGCAATGAATTACAGAAAAGATATTGGTTTCGATTTAGTATAA
- a CDS encoding glycosyltransferase family 2 protein: MKEKIDISASIVVYKEDIDELSKTIQCFLNTPIKKRLFLIDNTLNKEFEDVFDLKDVEYIAVGKNVGFGAGHNIILNKIKNLSNYHLVLNPDVSFNSTVIPNLIAKLKRHEIVSMIAPKVLFPNGEHQYSCRRYPRVSELLARRFKFLKPIFKSIIYKGEYKEKNLDSSFFAEYIAGCFHLYKTKDFIELNGFDDRYFLYMEDVDICKKISLSDKQKLYYPKEEITHVLKQGSSKDLNLFFRHTSSAIKYFLKWGI, encoded by the coding sequence ATGAAAGAGAAAATAGACATATCAGCATCTATCGTAGTTTACAAAGAAGATATAGATGAACTATCTAAAACTATACAATGTTTTTTAAATACTCCTATAAAAAAACGGTTGTTTTTAATAGACAATACTTTAAATAAGGAGTTTGAAGATGTATTCGATCTAAAGGATGTTGAATACATTGCTGTAGGGAAAAACGTAGGTTTTGGAGCGGGTCATAATATTATTTTAAATAAAATTAAAAATCTTTCAAATTATCACTTAGTTCTAAATCCGGATGTTAGCTTTAATTCAACAGTAATACCTAATTTAATTGCAAAATTGAAAAGGCATGAAATTGTTTCAATGATAGCTCCAAAAGTATTATTTCCAAATGGAGAGCATCAATATTCTTGTAGAAGATATCCAAGAGTTTCAGAATTATTGGCAAGGAGATTTAAGTTTTTAAAGCCAATTTTTAAATCTATAATATATAAAGGAGAATATAAAGAGAAGAACCTTGACTCTTCTTTTTTTGCGGAATATATTGCCGGGTGTTTTCATCTATATAAAACGAAGGACTTTATCGAGTTGAACGGGTTTGATGATCGATATTTTTTATATATGGAAGATGTAGATATTTGTAAAAAAATAAGTTTATCAGATAAGCAGAAGTTATACTATCCCAAAGAAGAAATCACTCATGTTTTAAAACAAGGTTCTTCTAAAGACTTAAATTTATTTTTTCGCCATACTTCATCAGCAATTAAATATTTTTTAAAGTGGGGAATCTAA
- a CDS encoding exopolysaccharide biosynthesis polyprenyl glycosylphosphotransferase yields the protein MILKIKKYSELIRPLIILFDLLIINIIIFFLSDREHWNLQFILYITLFWLSIAFYTKFYNVYRYTHVLKLITLLFSQFFVFLLAFFAYYTIFEEGVIVSKQSNVVFSFMATITSFKFFFFFLLKKYRLKGNNYRNVVVFGESKSAQNVATLFLKRQDLGYRFCGFFSDKQSSSKNFLGSIKDGLEYTKKETIDEVYCEVNSVSSLKLKEIRRFCNENKIEFSLIPENKAIYSKDFILEHYGTIPVLKLKQLPFERIETHILKRSFDVLFSLFVCVFLLSWLLPILWVIVKVNSKGEFFFKQKRDGINGEQFYCYKIRSMEENYLSDLVSASKNDDRITSVGMFLRKSSLDELPQFFNVLIGNMSVVGPRPHMNIQTEKYLKEIDNYLIRNSVKPGITGLAQVSGYRGEVKKKSDIENRVRLDIFYIENWSFFLDLKIISQTVLNVFKGQESAY from the coding sequence GTGATATTAAAAATTAAAAAATATTCTGAATTAATTAGACCATTAATAATCTTATTTGATTTATTAATCATAAATATTATTATTTTCTTTCTCTCAGATAGAGAGCATTGGAATCTACAATTTATTCTTTATATTACTTTGTTTTGGCTCTCAATAGCTTTTTATACAAAGTTTTATAATGTTTATAGATACACTCATGTTTTAAAGTTAATTACGCTTTTATTCTCTCAGTTTTTTGTTTTTCTGTTAGCTTTTTTTGCGTATTATACTATTTTTGAGGAAGGAGTTATTGTAAGTAAGCAATCTAATGTTGTTTTTTCTTTTATGGCAACTATTACTTCTTTTAAGTTTTTTTTCTTTTTTCTGTTAAAAAAATATAGATTAAAAGGGAATAATTATAGGAATGTTGTTGTTTTTGGAGAAAGTAAGTCTGCTCAAAATGTTGCAACATTATTTTTGAAAAGGCAAGATTTAGGGTATCGATTCTGTGGTTTTTTTTCAGATAAACAAAGTAGCTCTAAGAATTTTTTGGGTTCTATTAAAGATGGTTTAGAATACACCAAAAAAGAAACTATAGATGAAGTTTATTGTGAGGTTAATTCTGTCTCAAGTTTAAAATTAAAAGAAATAAGAAGGTTTTGCAATGAAAATAAGATTGAATTTAGCTTAATTCCAGAAAATAAGGCAATTTATAGTAAAGACTTCATTCTTGAGCATTATGGAACAATACCTGTATTAAAACTTAAACAATTACCATTTGAAAGAATTGAAACCCATATATTGAAACGATCTTTTGATGTGTTATTTTCTTTATTTGTTTGTGTTTTTTTGTTGTCATGGTTGTTGCCAATTTTATGGGTAATTGTTAAAGTAAACTCAAAAGGTGAATTTTTCTTCAAACAAAAAAGAGATGGAATAAATGGGGAACAATTTTATTGTTATAAAATTAGATCTATGGAAGAAAATTATTTATCAGATTTAGTCTCAGCATCAAAAAATGATGATAGAATTACTTCTGTTGGAATGTTTTTAAGAAAATCTAGCTTAGATGAATTGCCTCAATTTTTTAATGTATTAATTGGAAATATGAGTGTAGTTGGTCCAAGACCGCATATGAATATTCAAACAGAAAAGTACTTAAAGGAAATTGATAATTATTTGATAAGGAATTCTGTAAAACCAGGAATAACGGGTTTGGCTCAGGTTTCTGGTTATAGAGGAGAAGTAAAAAAGAAATCTGATATAGAAAATAGAGTGCGTTTAGATATTTTTTATATCGAAAACTGGTCTTTCTTCTTAGATCTTAAAATTATTTCGCAAACTGTATTAAATGTATTTAAAGGTCAAGAAAGCGCTTATTAG
- a CDS encoding WcaI family glycosyltransferase, whose product MNKSITIIGINYYPEDTAIGLYTSQLAEYFNEKNIDVTVVSGFPYYPAWRITDEYKSKKTFYSENINGIKILRYKQYVPKNPTFLKRILHLLDFSLGTFINILKIKETDVVICVVPFIGSVFLGKILAKSKKAKLWVHVQDFEFDAVSDSNLVENKTNKNFVFKGLFWVEKKLLKSADLLSTISSSMISKLHEKVKLRPESKKLLPNWVDSNFIKPEDYKVHRYLTSSKFKILYSGNIGEKQDWVFFIEFVKELECIDDIEIIVVGNGSKRIWLEEQLLDLDNIYFYSPVKYSELSNLLCSADLHVLFQKIDVIDTVMPSKILAMMSSEKPSLITGNLKSEVYSIIRKSNSGKYFETSDICDVLEFVKKLKLDKPLQEEYGKNARTFVSENFSKTKILNQFMDTFEKLIE is encoded by the coding sequence TTGAATAAGAGCATAACTATAATAGGGATTAATTATTACCCTGAAGATACAGCTATTGGTTTATACACTTCACAACTTGCTGAATATTTTAATGAAAAAAATATTGATGTAACTGTTGTTTCTGGATTTCCATATTATCCTGCATGGAGAATAACGGATGAATATAAATCTAAAAAGACTTTTTATAGCGAAAACATAAATGGGATTAAAATTCTTAGATACAAACAGTATGTTCCTAAAAACCCTACTTTTCTAAAAAGAATTTTACATTTACTAGATTTTTCATTAGGAACCTTTATAAATATTTTAAAAATAAAAGAAACAGATGTTGTTATTTGTGTTGTTCCTTTTATTGGTTCTGTATTCTTAGGTAAAATTTTAGCAAAATCAAAAAAAGCTAAACTTTGGGTTCATGTTCAAGATTTTGAATTTGATGCGGTTTCAGATTCAAACCTTGTAGAAAATAAAACTAATAAAAATTTTGTTTTTAAAGGATTGTTCTGGGTAGAAAAAAAGTTATTAAAATCAGCAGACTTATTAAGTACTATAAGTTCTTCTATGATTTCAAAACTTCATGAAAAAGTAAAATTAAGACCGGAAAGTAAAAAGCTTCTTCCAAATTGGGTCGATTCAAATTTTATAAAACCTGAAGATTATAAAGTACATAGGTATCTAACATCTTCAAAATTCAAAATACTATACTCAGGAAATATAGGAGAAAAACAAGATTGGGTGTTTTTTATAGAATTTGTTAAAGAGTTAGAGTGCATTGATGATATTGAAATAATAGTAGTTGGGAATGGAAGTAAAAGAATTTGGTTAGAGGAGCAGTTGTTAGATTTAGACAATATATATTTTTATAGTCCTGTTAAATATTCAGAACTTTCTAATTTATTATGCAGTGCAGATTTACATGTTTTATTTCAAAAAATTGATGTTATAGATACTGTGATGCCATCAAAAATTTTAGCGATGATGTCTAGTGAAAAACCTTCCTTAATTACTGGGAATTTAAAATCTGAAGTTTATTCAATTATTCGTAAATCAAATAGTGGTAAGTATTTTGAGACTAGTGATATTTGCGACGTTTTAGAGTTTGTGAAAAAATTAAAGTTAGATAAACCTTTACAGGAAGAATATGGTAAAAATGCAAGGACATTTGTTTCTGAAAACTTCTCTAAAACCAAAATCTTAAATCAATTTATGGACACATTTGAAAAATTAATTGAATAG
- a CDS encoding WcaF family extracellular polysaccharide biosynthesis acetyltransferase, translating to MAEEIKKYQDLKAFKVSKGFRGKSKVIVQLWSIVESTFFAMSPQFFYGWRRFLLRLFGAKIGKNVLIRSTAKFTYPWKIQIGDDSWIGEDTIFYSLGEIKIGDNVAIAHGVYFNTGLHDYTKEEFTISSKKIIIEDECWITNDVYIAPGVSIGKGAVIGARSSVYKNMPEGWICFGNPAKPIKKRLE from the coding sequence ATGGCTGAAGAAATAAAAAAGTATCAAGATCTAAAGGCCTTTAAAGTTTCTAAAGGTTTTAGAGGTAAATCTAAAGTAATTGTTCAGTTGTGGTCGATTGTTGAGAGTACATTTTTTGCAATGTCACCTCAATTTTTTTATGGTTGGAGAAGATTCCTTTTACGGTTATTTGGTGCTAAAATTGGTAAAAACGTATTGATAAGATCTACAGCTAAGTTTACTTATCCTTGGAAAATACAGATAGGAGATGATTCTTGGATTGGTGAAGACACTATTTTTTATAGTTTAGGTGAAATTAAAATTGGTGATAATGTTGCTATAGCACATGGAGTATATTTTAATACTGGTTTACACGATTATACAAAAGAAGAATTTACTATTTCATCAAAAAAAATAATTATTGAAGATGAATGTTGGATAACAAATGATGTTTACATTGCGCCAGGAGTATCAATTGGAAAAGGCGCAGTTATCGGTGCAAGAAGCAGCGTTTATAAAAATATGCCCGAAGGATGGATTTGTTTTGGAAATCCTGCTAAACCAATAAAAAAAAGACTTGAATAA